One part of the Entelurus aequoreus isolate RoL-2023_Sb linkage group LG05, RoL_Eaeq_v1.1, whole genome shotgun sequence genome encodes these proteins:
- the emsy gene encoding BRCA2-interacting transcriptional repressor EMSY isoform X1, giving the protein MIQLEKPVLTGTMPVVWPTILDLGRDECKRILRKLELEAYAGVISALRAQGDLTKDKKDLLGELTKILGISTERHRAEVRRAVNDERLCTIAYHMAGPNSSSEWSIEGRRLVPLMPRLVPQTAFTVTANAVASATANLNASLLLPAETGNKEVVVCYSYTSTTCTSTSSTATSGTMGIVSKSPRPPSPSSSVVVLPSGSTVYVKSVSCSDEDEKPRKRRRTNSSSSSPVMLKEVSKMSPPITKNLLTPVSASPKMSNIMQSIANSLPPHLSPVKITFTKPTIQTTSNTTQKVIIVTTSPSSNFVPNILSKSHNNAGMSKLVSTAILTTPTQKQTVVFPTSSTPVAVTTVVSSTPSVVMSTIASCAASAGVKVASARLPSPKTLVGSPTQILTQFSKQQSPKQLQTLPMGASSVSQAQSSATASAKPTIQIKQESGVKIITQQVQPSKILPKPSSVALSGSSSSPIMVVSSNGAIMTTKLVTQPTATQTTYTRPNVTPNIGARISTSAGGATYVKTTSGSIITVVPKSLATLGGKILSSNLMSGTTTKITTIPMTSKPNVIVVQKTTGKGATIQGLPGKNVVTTLLNAAGEKSLQAVQGSKPAIITTSRPITKMIVTQPKSMSAGSSTATKIIPTKIVYGQQGKTQVLIKPKPVFQAAVVSEQTRQLVTETLQQVTRAVDVSQVLSQDTSVKDDSGGFTESSSGSSVGETSHSGDSQPVLHLVSSREHNWTEQEVAVESTPTIIYQELSAGESQSATSTIKALLELQQTSVKEKGQESKPRQHTIDLSQMAVPIQLAQEKKAIPESSKPTSSEAEASADVAAAGKVCRVGVTSEDKVVMSSAQQQQQPPPLPPPQQGKPYKSQITLVTKPAAAPLAATVTHISLRPSDGKTDSVLEVSELEGDTLDPQTGLFYRSSSQPAMDATKHPAAAAQSSVASRLDPEQPSAPPQLQSKPQLSQPSSSSPAAFLATPNLTKKLPKLREQSQPKPQGSITPPVTPQLPKLQQAPTSHHRPLHTSMSHPPPLQAHHPVSADKTASSQQPIITQSATVTKITFGSSHHTSPVFSGEAAAKLIPESSSGPSLDKPSVSDILKISMMEAEIDPSIEPMVVDSSSDCAPLGKTLEVQAVSGTLDSGQFITSSAAATTTAAHHHAHSKAQQFSRVQPSKSDMEVIEVIPQYSILPDSSQSNVVVEPSGFLEITNYTSQQLEEDSPMEQEVDSSNDEAVAASPPDQP; this is encoded by the exons ATGATTCAGCTGGAGAAACCGGTGCTGACTGGTACCATGCCGGTGGTATGGCCCACTATCCTCGACCTGGGCAGGGATGAGTGCAAAAGGATACTCCGGAAACTGG AGCTGGAAGCTTACGCCGGTGTCATCAGTGCCTTGCGAGCCCAAGGTGACCTGACGAAAGACAAGAAGGATCTGCTGGGAGAACTGACAAAGATCCTCGG CATCTCAACAGAGCGGCACCGCGCCGAAGTCCGCAGGGCTGTCAACGATGAGCGTCTCTGCACCATTGCTTACCA CATGGCGGGTCCTAACAGCTCATCGGAGTGGTCCATCGAGGGACGCCGGCTCGTTCCGCTGATGCCGAGGCTGGTCCCTCAGACAGCTTTCACGGTGACCGCCAACGCAGTCGCCAGCGCCACAGCCAATCTGAACGCCTCGCTTCTTTTGCCAGCTGAAACGGGGAACAAAGAAG TGGTTGTGTGTTACTCCTACACGAGCACAACGTGCACCTCCACCAGCTCCACAGCGACCAGCGGCACCATGGGAATAGTGTCAAAATCCCCACGGCCGCCCAGCCCTTCATCCAGTGTGGTGGTGCTGCCCAGTGGCAGCACCGTCTACGTGAAAA GCGTGAGCTGCTCCGACGAAGACGAGAAGCCGCGCAAGCGAAGGCGCACCAACTCGTCAAGTTCGTCGCCGGTGATGCTGAAGGAGGTCTCCAAGATGTCGCCGCCCATCACCAAGAACCTGTTGACGCCGGTGAGCGCATCTCCAAAGATGAGCAACATCATGCAGAGCATCGCCAACTCGCTGCCGCCCCACCTGTCGCCCGTCAAGATTACCTTCACCAAGCCCACCATCCAAACCACCAGCAACACCACGCAGAAG GTGATCATTGTGACAACGTCCCCCAGCTCTAACTTTGTGCCCAACATCCTGTCCAAGTCGCACAACAACGCCGGCATGTCCAAGCTGGTCTCCACCGCCATTCTGACCACGCCCACACAGAAACAGACGGTGGTCTTCCCGACCAGCTCCACCCCTGTCGCGGTCACTACGGTGGTCTCCTCTACGCCCTCAGTGGTCATGTCGACCATCGCCTCAT GTGCGGCCTCAGCAGGAGTGAAGGTTGCCTCAGCCAGACTCCCCTCCCCTAAAACGCTGGTGGGCTCTCCAACTCAGATCCTGACCCAGTTCTCCAAGCAGCAATCGCCCAAACAGCTGCAGACCTTGCCCATGGGCGCTTCTAGCGTGAGCCAGGCCCAGAGCAGCGCCACCGCCTCAGCGAAGCCAACCATTCAGATCAAGCAAGAGTCTG GAGTGAAGATCATCACTCAGCAGGTTCAGCCCAGCAAAATTCTGCCCAAGCCGTCGTCGGTGGCTCTGTCCGGCAGCAGCTCCTCACCCATCATGGTTGTCAGTAGCAATGGTGCCATCATGACCACCAAACTGGTCACTCAGCCCACAG CTACCCAGACCACCTACACAAGGCCCAATGTGACCCCCAACATCGGTGCCAGAATCTCGACCTCAGCCGGTGGCGCCACCTACGTCAAGACCACAAGCGGGAGCATCATCACGGTGGTCCCCAAGTCTTTAGCCACGCTGGGGGGGAAGATCCTCAGCAGCAACCTCATGTCGG GCACCACAACAAAGATCACCACCATCCCCATGACGTCCAAACCGAACGTCATTGTGGTTCAGAAAACCACAGGCAAGGGAGCGACCATCCAGGGGCTGCCCGGCAAGAACGTGGTCACCACGCTGTTGAACGCTGCG GGCGAGAAGAGCCTGCAGGCTGTTCAGGGGAGCAAACCGGCCATCATCACCACTTCCAGGCCCATCACCAAGATGAtcgtcactcagcccaaaagcaTGAGCGCAGGCTCGTCCACCGCCACAAAGATCATCCCCACCAAGATCGTCTATGGCCAGCAAGGCAAGACCCAG GTGCTCATCAAGCCCAAGCCAGTCTTCCAGGCTGCTGTGGTGAGCGAACAGACACGGCAGCTCGTCACAGAGACACTGCAGCAGGTGACGCGCGCGGTTGACGTGAGTCAGGTTTTGAGTCAGGACACGTCCGTCAAAGACGACAGCGGCGGCTTCACGGAAAGCAGCAGCGGCAGCTCGGTCGGCGAGACGTCCCACAGCGGCG ATTCGCAGCCTGTGCTCCACTTGGTGTCCTCCAGAGAGCACAATTGGACTGAACAGGAAGTGGCGGTGGAGTCCACCCCGACTATCATCTACCAGGAGTTGTCTGCCGGCGAATCCCAGTCCGCCACGTCCACCATTAAAGCGCTATTGGAGCTGCAGCAGACCTCAG TGAAGGAGAAGGGCCAAGAGTCCAAACCCCGGCAGCACACCATCGACTTGAGCCAGATGGCCGTGCCCATCCAGCTGGCCCAGGAGAAGAAGGCTATTCCGGAATCCTCCAAGCCGACCAGCTCGGAGGCCGAAGCCAGCGCTGATGTCGCCGCAGCAG GTAAAGTCTGCCGGGTGGGCGTGACCTCGGAGGACAAAGTGGTCATGTCTTCAGCCCAGCAGCAGCAACAGCCGCCGCCGCTGCCGCCACCGCAGCAGGGAAAGCCTTACAAAAGCCAGATCACCTTGGTAACCAAACCAGCTGCCGCCCCTCTTGCAGCTACAGTTACGCACATTAGCCTCAGG CCATCTGATGGTAAAACAGACTCTGTGTTGGAGGTGAGTGAGCTGGAAGGTGACACTTTGGACCCTCAGACGGGCTTGTTTTACCGCTCCAGCAGCCAGCCAGCCATGGACGCTACAAAGCACCCCGCTGCCGCTGCTCAGTCATCAGTCGCGAGCAGGCTGGACCCCGAGCAGCCGTCAGCCCCGCCACAACTGCAGAGCAAACCTCAGCTCAGCCAGCCTTCCTCGTCCTCCCCCGCAGCCTTTCTCGCCACGCCCAATTTAACGAAGAAACTCCCCAAACTCAGAGAGCAGAGTCAGCCCAAACCTCAGGGGTCCATCACGCCGCCGGTGACGCCGCAGCTGCCCAAGCTCCAGCAAGCGCCCACGTCCCACCACAGGCCTCTGCACACGTCCATGTCCCACCCGCCTCCGCTGCAGGCGCACCACCCTGTCAGTGCAGATAAGACCGCCTCCAGCCAG CAGCCAATCATCACCCAGAGCGCCACCGTCACTAAGATCACCTTCGGCAGCTCCCATCACACATCACCCGTCTTCAGCGGCGAGGCAGCCGCCAAGCTCATCCCGGAGTCCAGCTCGGGGCCGTCGTTGGACAAGCCCTCTGTGTCGGACATCCTGAAGATCTCCATGATGGAGGCCGAGATCGACCCCAGCATCGAGCCCATGGTGGTGGACTCCTCCAGCGACTGCGCCCCCCTGGGGAAAACACTGGAGGTCCAGGCCGTCTCCGGTACGCTGGATTCGGGTCAGTTCATAACCAGCTCGGCGGCGGCGACGACGACCGCGGCGCATCATCACGCCCACTCCAAGGCGCAGCAGTTCAGCCGCGTGCAGCCCAGTAAAAGCGACATGGAGGTTATTGAG GTGATCCCTCAGTACTCCATCCTGCCGGACTCGAGCCAGTCCAACGTGGTGGTGGAGCCCAGCGGCTTCCTGGAGATTACCAACTACACCAGCCAGCAGCTGGAGGAGGACAGCCCCATGGAACAGGAAGTGGACAGCAGCAACGACGAGGCGGTCGCCGCCAGCCCCCCCGACCAGCCCTAG
- the emsy gene encoding BRCA2-interacting transcriptional repressor EMSY isoform X2 — protein sequence MIQLEKPVLTGTMPVVWPTILDLGRDECKRILRKLELEAYAGVISALRAQGDLTKDKKDLLGELTKILGISTERHRAEVRRAVNDERLCTIAYHMAGPNSSSEWSIEGRRLVPLMPRLVPQTAFTVTANAVASATANLNASLLLPAETGNKEVVVCYSYTSTTCTSTSSTATSGTMGIVSKSPRPPSPSSSVVVLPSGSTVYVKSVSCSDEDEKPRKRRRTNSSSSSPVMLKEVSKMSPPITKNLLTPVSASPKMSNIMQSIANSLPPHLSPVKITFTKPTIQTTSNTTQKVIIVTTSPSSNFVPNILSKSHNNAGMSKLVSTAILTTPTQKQTVVFPTSSTPVAVTTVVSSTPSVVMSTIASCAASAGVKVASARLPSPKTLVGSPTQILTQFSKQQSPKQLQTLPMGASSVSQAQSSATASAKPTIQIKQESGVKIITQQVQPSKILPKPSSVALSGSSSSPIMVVSSNGAIMTTKLVTQPTATQTTYTRPNVTPNIGARISTSAGGATYVKTTSGSIITVVPKSLATLGGKILSSNLMSGTTTKITTIPMTSKPNVIVVQKTTGKGATIQGLPGKNVVTTLLNAAGEKSLQAVQGSKPAIITTSRPITKMIVTQPKSMSAGSSTATKIIPTKIVYGQQGKTQVLIKPKPVFQAAVVSEQTRQLVTETLQQVTRAVDVSQVLSQDTSVKDDSGGFTESSSGSSVGETSHSGDSQPVLHLVSSREHNWTEQEVAVESTPTIIYQELSAGESQSATSTIKALLELQQTSVKEKGQESKPRQHTIDLSQMAVPIQLAQEKKAIPESSKPTSSEAEASADVAAAGKVCRVGVTSEDKVVMSSAQQQQQPPPLPPPQQGKPYKSQITLVTKPAAAPLAATVTHISLRPSDGKTDSVLEVSELEGDTLDPQTGLFYRSSSQPAMDATKHPAAAAQSSVASRLDPEQPSAPPQLQSKPQLSQPSSSSPAAFLATPNLTKKLPKLREQSQPKPQGSITPPVTPQLPKLQQAPTSHHRPLHTSMSHPPPLQAHHPVSADKTASSQPIITQSATVTKITFGSSHHTSPVFSGEAAAKLIPESSSGPSLDKPSVSDILKISMMEAEIDPSIEPMVVDSSSDCAPLGKTLEVQAVSGTLDSGQFITSSAAATTTAAHHHAHSKAQQFSRVQPSKSDMEVIEVIPQYSILPDSSQSNVVVEPSGFLEITNYTSQQLEEDSPMEQEVDSSNDEAVAASPPDQP from the exons ATGATTCAGCTGGAGAAACCGGTGCTGACTGGTACCATGCCGGTGGTATGGCCCACTATCCTCGACCTGGGCAGGGATGAGTGCAAAAGGATACTCCGGAAACTGG AGCTGGAAGCTTACGCCGGTGTCATCAGTGCCTTGCGAGCCCAAGGTGACCTGACGAAAGACAAGAAGGATCTGCTGGGAGAACTGACAAAGATCCTCGG CATCTCAACAGAGCGGCACCGCGCCGAAGTCCGCAGGGCTGTCAACGATGAGCGTCTCTGCACCATTGCTTACCA CATGGCGGGTCCTAACAGCTCATCGGAGTGGTCCATCGAGGGACGCCGGCTCGTTCCGCTGATGCCGAGGCTGGTCCCTCAGACAGCTTTCACGGTGACCGCCAACGCAGTCGCCAGCGCCACAGCCAATCTGAACGCCTCGCTTCTTTTGCCAGCTGAAACGGGGAACAAAGAAG TGGTTGTGTGTTACTCCTACACGAGCACAACGTGCACCTCCACCAGCTCCACAGCGACCAGCGGCACCATGGGAATAGTGTCAAAATCCCCACGGCCGCCCAGCCCTTCATCCAGTGTGGTGGTGCTGCCCAGTGGCAGCACCGTCTACGTGAAAA GCGTGAGCTGCTCCGACGAAGACGAGAAGCCGCGCAAGCGAAGGCGCACCAACTCGTCAAGTTCGTCGCCGGTGATGCTGAAGGAGGTCTCCAAGATGTCGCCGCCCATCACCAAGAACCTGTTGACGCCGGTGAGCGCATCTCCAAAGATGAGCAACATCATGCAGAGCATCGCCAACTCGCTGCCGCCCCACCTGTCGCCCGTCAAGATTACCTTCACCAAGCCCACCATCCAAACCACCAGCAACACCACGCAGAAG GTGATCATTGTGACAACGTCCCCCAGCTCTAACTTTGTGCCCAACATCCTGTCCAAGTCGCACAACAACGCCGGCATGTCCAAGCTGGTCTCCACCGCCATTCTGACCACGCCCACACAGAAACAGACGGTGGTCTTCCCGACCAGCTCCACCCCTGTCGCGGTCACTACGGTGGTCTCCTCTACGCCCTCAGTGGTCATGTCGACCATCGCCTCAT GTGCGGCCTCAGCAGGAGTGAAGGTTGCCTCAGCCAGACTCCCCTCCCCTAAAACGCTGGTGGGCTCTCCAACTCAGATCCTGACCCAGTTCTCCAAGCAGCAATCGCCCAAACAGCTGCAGACCTTGCCCATGGGCGCTTCTAGCGTGAGCCAGGCCCAGAGCAGCGCCACCGCCTCAGCGAAGCCAACCATTCAGATCAAGCAAGAGTCTG GAGTGAAGATCATCACTCAGCAGGTTCAGCCCAGCAAAATTCTGCCCAAGCCGTCGTCGGTGGCTCTGTCCGGCAGCAGCTCCTCACCCATCATGGTTGTCAGTAGCAATGGTGCCATCATGACCACCAAACTGGTCACTCAGCCCACAG CTACCCAGACCACCTACACAAGGCCCAATGTGACCCCCAACATCGGTGCCAGAATCTCGACCTCAGCCGGTGGCGCCACCTACGTCAAGACCACAAGCGGGAGCATCATCACGGTGGTCCCCAAGTCTTTAGCCACGCTGGGGGGGAAGATCCTCAGCAGCAACCTCATGTCGG GCACCACAACAAAGATCACCACCATCCCCATGACGTCCAAACCGAACGTCATTGTGGTTCAGAAAACCACAGGCAAGGGAGCGACCATCCAGGGGCTGCCCGGCAAGAACGTGGTCACCACGCTGTTGAACGCTGCG GGCGAGAAGAGCCTGCAGGCTGTTCAGGGGAGCAAACCGGCCATCATCACCACTTCCAGGCCCATCACCAAGATGAtcgtcactcagcccaaaagcaTGAGCGCAGGCTCGTCCACCGCCACAAAGATCATCCCCACCAAGATCGTCTATGGCCAGCAAGGCAAGACCCAG GTGCTCATCAAGCCCAAGCCAGTCTTCCAGGCTGCTGTGGTGAGCGAACAGACACGGCAGCTCGTCACAGAGACACTGCAGCAGGTGACGCGCGCGGTTGACGTGAGTCAGGTTTTGAGTCAGGACACGTCCGTCAAAGACGACAGCGGCGGCTTCACGGAAAGCAGCAGCGGCAGCTCGGTCGGCGAGACGTCCCACAGCGGCG ATTCGCAGCCTGTGCTCCACTTGGTGTCCTCCAGAGAGCACAATTGGACTGAACAGGAAGTGGCGGTGGAGTCCACCCCGACTATCATCTACCAGGAGTTGTCTGCCGGCGAATCCCAGTCCGCCACGTCCACCATTAAAGCGCTATTGGAGCTGCAGCAGACCTCAG TGAAGGAGAAGGGCCAAGAGTCCAAACCCCGGCAGCACACCATCGACTTGAGCCAGATGGCCGTGCCCATCCAGCTGGCCCAGGAGAAGAAGGCTATTCCGGAATCCTCCAAGCCGACCAGCTCGGAGGCCGAAGCCAGCGCTGATGTCGCCGCAGCAG GTAAAGTCTGCCGGGTGGGCGTGACCTCGGAGGACAAAGTGGTCATGTCTTCAGCCCAGCAGCAGCAACAGCCGCCGCCGCTGCCGCCACCGCAGCAGGGAAAGCCTTACAAAAGCCAGATCACCTTGGTAACCAAACCAGCTGCCGCCCCTCTTGCAGCTACAGTTACGCACATTAGCCTCAGG CCATCTGATGGTAAAACAGACTCTGTGTTGGAGGTGAGTGAGCTGGAAGGTGACACTTTGGACCCTCAGACGGGCTTGTTTTACCGCTCCAGCAGCCAGCCAGCCATGGACGCTACAAAGCACCCCGCTGCCGCTGCTCAGTCATCAGTCGCGAGCAGGCTGGACCCCGAGCAGCCGTCAGCCCCGCCACAACTGCAGAGCAAACCTCAGCTCAGCCAGCCTTCCTCGTCCTCCCCCGCAGCCTTTCTCGCCACGCCCAATTTAACGAAGAAACTCCCCAAACTCAGAGAGCAGAGTCAGCCCAAACCTCAGGGGTCCATCACGCCGCCGGTGACGCCGCAGCTGCCCAAGCTCCAGCAAGCGCCCACGTCCCACCACAGGCCTCTGCACACGTCCATGTCCCACCCGCCTCCGCTGCAGGCGCACCACCCTGTCAGTGCAGATAAGACCGCCTCCAGCCAG CCAATCATCACCCAGAGCGCCACCGTCACTAAGATCACCTTCGGCAGCTCCCATCACACATCACCCGTCTTCAGCGGCGAGGCAGCCGCCAAGCTCATCCCGGAGTCCAGCTCGGGGCCGTCGTTGGACAAGCCCTCTGTGTCGGACATCCTGAAGATCTCCATGATGGAGGCCGAGATCGACCCCAGCATCGAGCCCATGGTGGTGGACTCCTCCAGCGACTGCGCCCCCCTGGGGAAAACACTGGAGGTCCAGGCCGTCTCCGGTACGCTGGATTCGGGTCAGTTCATAACCAGCTCGGCGGCGGCGACGACGACCGCGGCGCATCATCACGCCCACTCCAAGGCGCAGCAGTTCAGCCGCGTGCAGCCCAGTAAAAGCGACATGGAGGTTATTGAG GTGATCCCTCAGTACTCCATCCTGCCGGACTCGAGCCAGTCCAACGTGGTGGTGGAGCCCAGCGGCTTCCTGGAGATTACCAACTACACCAGCCAGCAGCTGGAGGAGGACAGCCCCATGGAACAGGAAGTGGACAGCAGCAACGACGAGGCGGTCGCCGCCAGCCCCCCCGACCAGCCCTAG